A single window of Archangium gephyra DNA harbors:
- a CDS encoding trifunctional serine/threonine-protein kinase/ATP-binding protein/sensor histidine kinase yields MMDIPGHTLRGALRTTGVNLLFSAVCGADNRPVIVKTPAQPSPGPREWERYRREHGILQRLRNVEGVPRVHSCELVQERPVLLLEEVEGEPLSKRVGQRLELECFLALAISLASTLGEIHRRGVIHKDLKPSNLILTPEGEGRILDFGSATLQRVEHVDSTLSHVIEGTLAYMSPEQTGRMNRAVDYRTDFYSLGVTFYELLTGALPFQARDVLGWFHAHLASHPQPPHQLLESVPPSLSAIVMKLLAKVAEERYQGADGLKADLERCRERLLRGERDAFPLGEHDFPHHFQMPQRLYGREAAVATLLESFKRTAREGKPELVLVSGYSGIGKSAVVHELHRPVVERRGFFLQGKFDQFQRDVPYATLAQAIRGLVQQLLAGTDEELAAWRERLLAVWEGQGQLLVDLVPQLQLVVGRQPAIGELPPTEAQHRLHRVLEKFLGVFSTREHPLVLFLDDLQWADLASLNLIQHLLVDPEVPPVLWVGAYRDNEVNPSHPLTLTLDELRKTDARITDVRLEPLSLAQLRRLIADALPGAGEDVVAPLSALVLEKTGGNPFFLIQLMVTLHQDGLLARLPRGGWRWDAEGVRARGYSDNVVDFMVGRLRQLPAATWSLLRLAACVGNDFALRKLALISGLEPLEVERHLEPALEEGMLARAAPERMRFLHDRIQQAAQELIPAQERKAVHLRIGRLLLASLTPEELREKLFDVVGQLNAGVELIDTPEERLRVARLNAEAGWKARSSAAHRSAITYFKVAFELMPGDPWTVDPALTFKLCLDWAASEQMNGNAAGARRLVDVLLTKRRGIADTAAVYRLKGELHMGAGGQIDEAVSCLLEGLASLGMHLPAHPTWEEVVDAHEEVQALMEGRSIESLLELPRVSDPDMKAVIGLLASLFTPACCTDNNLLILQLCRVVALSLRQGNSEASVIGYSWYGLVLGHVFKKYREGHAFGELACALVERHGFSSARGMALYSMEIINPWTRPMARSLELIRSSFQHALQAGDFQVACYCCNHIVTDSLMLGHHLDDVHAESVARYDFVRRAGFQDVLDVIRSTQRYVQQLRGLTRSFDTFTGEDFDEEAFEASLTPERMSTMRCWYWIHKLQARFMCGAYEEAREAGDKAAELLWTSIGHIQLLDFHLYRGLTLAASLPEAAPGQREQWLEELRGHHQQLAEWACQCAANFLAPERMLAGELARVTGRNDEAMSAYEEAVQSAREHGFTQNVALASELAANYWRGRRFQTMAETYARGAREAYRRWGAQGKVKHLEARWPELMLAAGERESSYDTTSSQIDALTVVKAQRAISGEIVQERLVTTLMRVAIENAGAQRGALLLVRGDTLRVMAISGETPEDPIVLPPEGAPAELPWTLISYVKRTCEHVLIGDAARVHVFPADEYLMRGRARSVLCLPLLRQEALYGVLYLENNLAAEAFTPDRLALLEHLASQAVISMENARLYAEVQHAEAALRRANDELEARVEERTRELREAQMRLVDTARAVGMSEVASNVLHNVGNVLTSAVVNLEVLRETVAGSRLNRLKQVSALFDEHRGHLGEFFTRDARGLQMPDYFAALTDQLLAEQAKVRDGLTEMGWHVEHIRSIVQVQQNYAKTALLIDECELSELVDDALRIQLSALKRHGVTVTRELRDSRKVRVDRHKVLQILINLISNAKYSLDSMPEGERRMSVRLQIEGDTARIQVVDNGVGISHEVRDRLFSHGFTTRRDGHGFGLHSSALAAKLLGGNLLLESEGPGKGATATLELPLR; encoded by the coding sequence ATGATGGACATCCCGGGTCACACCCTGCGGGGCGCGCTGCGGACGACGGGCGTGAACCTCCTCTTCAGTGCCGTCTGTGGGGCGGACAACCGGCCCGTCATCGTCAAGACGCCCGCGCAGCCCTCGCCCGGCCCGCGCGAGTGGGAGCGCTACCGGCGCGAGCACGGCATCCTCCAGCGGCTGCGCAACGTGGAGGGCGTGCCCCGGGTGCACTCCTGCGAGCTCGTCCAGGAGCGCCCCGTGCTGCTGCTGGAGGAGGTGGAGGGCGAGCCCCTGTCCAAGCGCGTGGGCCAGCGGCTCGAGCTCGAGTGCTTCCTCGCACTGGCCATCTCCCTGGCCTCGACGCTGGGGGAGATCCACCGGCGCGGCGTCATCCACAAGGACCTGAAGCCCTCCAACCTCATCCTCACGCCGGAGGGGGAGGGGCGCATCCTCGACTTCGGCTCGGCCACACTGCAGCGGGTGGAGCATGTGGACTCGACGCTGTCCCACGTCATCGAGGGGACGCTGGCGTACATGTCCCCCGAGCAGACGGGACGGATGAACCGGGCGGTGGACTACCGCACGGACTTCTACTCGCTGGGCGTCACCTTCTACGAGCTGCTCACGGGCGCGCTGCCCTTCCAGGCGAGGGACGTGCTCGGGTGGTTCCACGCGCACCTGGCCAGCCATCCCCAGCCGCCGCATCAGCTGCTCGAGTCCGTGCCGCCGTCGCTGTCCGCCATCGTGATGAAGCTGCTCGCCAAGGTGGCCGAGGAGCGCTACCAGGGCGCGGACGGGCTGAAGGCGGACCTGGAGCGGTGCCGGGAGCGGCTGCTGCGGGGCGAGCGGGACGCCTTCCCGCTGGGCGAGCACGACTTCCCCCACCACTTCCAGATGCCGCAGCGGCTCTACGGGCGCGAGGCCGCCGTGGCCACGCTGCTGGAGAGCTTCAAGCGGACGGCGCGCGAGGGGAAGCCGGAGCTGGTGCTCGTCAGCGGCTACTCGGGCATTGGCAAGTCGGCCGTCGTCCACGAGCTGCACCGGCCGGTGGTGGAGCGGCGCGGCTTCTTCCTGCAGGGCAAGTTCGATCAATTCCAGCGGGACGTCCCCTACGCCACGCTGGCGCAGGCCATCCGCGGGCTGGTGCAGCAGCTGCTGGCGGGCACCGACGAGGAGCTGGCGGCGTGGCGTGAGCGGCTGCTCGCGGTGTGGGAGGGCCAGGGCCAGCTGCTGGTGGACCTGGTGCCTCAGCTGCAACTCGTCGTGGGCCGGCAACCGGCCATCGGGGAGCTGCCGCCCACCGAGGCCCAGCACCGCCTCCACCGGGTCCTGGAGAAGTTCCTCGGCGTCTTCTCCACCCGCGAGCACCCGCTCGTCCTCTTCCTGGATGACCTGCAGTGGGCGGACCTGGCGAGCCTGAATCTCATCCAGCACCTGCTCGTGGATCCGGAGGTGCCGCCCGTGCTGTGGGTGGGGGCCTACCGCGACAACGAGGTCAACCCGTCCCACCCGCTGACGCTGACGCTGGACGAGCTGCGCAAGACGGACGCGCGCATCACCGATGTGCGGCTCGAGCCGCTGAGCCTCGCGCAGCTGCGGCGGCTCATCGCGGACGCGCTGCCGGGGGCGGGGGAGGACGTGGTCGCGCCGCTCTCGGCGCTCGTGCTGGAGAAGACGGGGGGCAATCCCTTCTTCCTCATCCAGCTGATGGTGACGCTGCACCAGGACGGGCTGCTCGCGCGACTGCCGCGGGGCGGGTGGCGGTGGGATGCCGAGGGGGTGCGGGCCCGGGGCTACTCCGACAACGTGGTGGACTTCATGGTGGGCCGGCTGCGCCAGCTGCCCGCGGCGACCTGGTCCCTGCTGCGCCTGGCGGCGTGCGTGGGCAATGACTTCGCGCTGCGCAAGCTGGCCCTCATCTCCGGCCTGGAGCCGCTCGAGGTGGAGCGCCACCTGGAGCCGGCGCTCGAGGAGGGCATGCTGGCGCGCGCGGCCCCGGAGCGCATGCGCTTCCTGCATGATCGCATCCAGCAGGCGGCCCAGGAGCTCATCCCCGCGCAGGAGCGCAAGGCGGTGCACCTGCGCATCGGCCGGCTGTTGTTGGCGAGCCTGACGCCCGAGGAGCTGCGCGAGAAGCTCTTCGACGTGGTGGGGCAGCTCAACGCCGGGGTGGAGCTGATCGACACGCCCGAGGAGCGCCTGCGCGTGGCGCGGCTGAATGCCGAGGCGGGCTGGAAGGCGCGGAGCTCGGCGGCGCACCGCTCGGCCATCACGTACTTCAAGGTGGCCTTCGAGCTGATGCCGGGGGACCCGTGGACGGTGGACCCGGCGCTCACCTTCAAGCTGTGCCTGGACTGGGCGGCCAGCGAGCAGATGAATGGCAACGCCGCCGGGGCGCGCCGGCTGGTGGACGTGCTGCTCACGAAGAGGCGGGGCATCGCGGACACCGCGGCCGTCTACCGGCTGAAGGGCGAGCTGCACATGGGGGCCGGCGGGCAGATCGACGAGGCCGTCTCGTGCCTGCTGGAGGGCCTGGCGTCGCTGGGCATGCACCTGCCGGCCCACCCCACCTGGGAGGAGGTGGTGGACGCCCACGAGGAGGTGCAGGCCCTGATGGAAGGGCGCTCCATCGAGAGCCTCCTGGAGCTGCCGCGGGTGAGCGACCCGGACATGAAGGCCGTCATCGGGTTGCTGGCCTCGCTCTTCACCCCGGCGTGCTGCACCGACAACAACCTGCTCATCCTCCAGCTGTGCCGGGTGGTGGCGCTGAGCCTGCGCCAGGGCAACAGCGAGGCGTCTGTCATTGGCTACTCCTGGTACGGCCTGGTGCTGGGGCACGTCTTCAAGAAGTACCGGGAGGGCCATGCCTTCGGGGAGCTCGCCTGCGCGCTGGTGGAGCGTCACGGCTTCTCCTCGGCCCGGGGCATGGCGCTCTACAGCATGGAGATCATCAACCCCTGGACGCGGCCGATGGCGCGCTCGCTGGAGCTCATCCGCAGCTCCTTCCAGCACGCGCTGCAGGCCGGGGACTTCCAGGTGGCGTGTTATTGCTGCAACCACATCGTCACGGACAGCCTCATGCTGGGCCACCACCTGGACGATGTGCACGCCGAGTCCGTGGCGCGCTACGACTTCGTGCGCCGGGCCGGCTTCCAGGACGTGCTGGACGTCATCCGCAGCACCCAGCGCTACGTGCAGCAGCTGCGCGGGCTCACGCGCTCGTTCGACACGTTCACGGGGGAGGACTTCGATGAGGAGGCCTTCGAGGCCTCGCTCACCCCCGAGCGCATGAGCACCATGCGGTGCTGGTATTGGATTCACAAGCTGCAGGCGCGCTTCATGTGCGGCGCGTACGAGGAGGCCCGCGAGGCGGGAGACAAGGCCGCCGAGCTGCTGTGGACGTCCATCGGCCACATCCAGCTGCTGGACTTCCACCTGTACCGGGGGCTGACGCTGGCGGCGAGCCTGCCGGAGGCGGCGCCCGGGCAGCGCGAGCAATGGCTGGAGGAGCTGCGCGGACACCACCAGCAGCTGGCGGAGTGGGCGTGCCAGTGCGCCGCGAACTTCCTCGCACCCGAGCGGATGCTCGCCGGGGAGCTGGCGCGGGTGACGGGCCGGAACGACGAGGCCATGAGCGCGTACGAGGAGGCCGTCCAGTCGGCCCGGGAGCATGGCTTCACCCAGAACGTGGCGCTGGCGAGCGAGCTGGCGGCGAACTACTGGCGCGGGCGGCGCTTCCAGACCATGGCCGAGACGTATGCCCGAGGGGCCCGGGAGGCGTACCGGCGCTGGGGCGCGCAGGGCAAGGTGAAGCACCTGGAGGCCCGGTGGCCGGAGCTGATGCTCGCGGCCGGAGAGCGCGAGTCCTCGTATGACACGACCTCGTCGCAGATCGACGCGCTCACGGTGGTGAAGGCGCAGCGGGCCATTTCGGGGGAGATCGTCCAGGAGCGGCTGGTGACCACGCTCATGCGGGTGGCCATCGAGAACGCGGGGGCGCAGCGCGGTGCGTTGCTGCTGGTGCGGGGTGACACGCTGCGGGTGATGGCCATCTCCGGCGAGACGCCGGAGGACCCCATCGTGTTGCCTCCCGAGGGCGCGCCGGCCGAGCTGCCGTGGACGCTCATCTCCTACGTCAAGCGCACGTGCGAGCACGTGCTCATCGGGGACGCGGCGCGGGTCCACGTCTTCCCGGCGGATGAGTACCTGATGCGGGGGCGGGCGCGCTCGGTGCTGTGCCTGCCGCTGCTGCGCCAGGAAGCGCTCTACGGGGTGCTGTACCTGGAGAACAACCTGGCGGCCGAGGCCTTCACGCCGGATCGCCTCGCGCTGCTGGAGCACCTGGCCTCGCAGGCCGTCATCTCCATGGAGAACGCGCGGCTGTACGCCGAGGTGCAGCACGCCGAGGCGGCCCTGCGCCGCGCCAATGACGAGCTGGAGGCGCGGGTGGAGGAGCGGACGCGGGAGCTGCGCGAGGCGCAGATGCGCCTGGTGGACACGGCGCGCGCGGTGGGCATGTCGGAAGTGGCCTCCAATGTGTTGCACAACGTGGGCAACGTGCTCACCAGCGCCGTCGTCAACCTGGAGGTGCTGCGCGAGACGGTGGCCGGCTCGCGCCTCAACCGGCTGAAGCAGGTGTCGGCGCTGTTCGACGAGCACCGCGGGCACCTGGGGGAGTTCTTCACCCGGGATGCACGCGGGCTGCAGATGCCGGACTACTTCGCCGCGCTCACCGACCAGCTGCTGGCCGAGCAGGCGAAGGTGCGCGATGGCCTGACGGAGATGGGCTGGCACGTCGAGCACATCCGCTCCATCGTCCAGGTGCAGCAGAACTACGCCAAGACGGCGCTGCTCATCGACGAGTGCGAGCTGTCGGAGCTGGTGGATGACGCGCTGCGCATCCAGCTGTCGGCGCTCAAGCGCCACGGCGTCACCGTCACCCGGGAGTTGAGGGACTCACGCAAGGTGCGCGTGGACCGGCACAAGGTGTTGCAGATCCTCATCAACCTCATCAGCAACGCCAAGTACTCGCTGGACTCGATGCCCGAGGGCGAGCGGCGGATGTCCGTGCGGCTGCAGATCGAGGGAGACACGGCGCGCATCCAGGTGGTGGACAACGGCGTGGGCATCTCGCACGAGGTCCGCGATCGGCTCTTCTCGCACGGCTTCACGACGCGCAGGGACGGGCATGGCTTCGGCCTGCACTCGAGCGCGCTCGCCGCGAAGCTGCTGGGGGGCAACCTGCTGCTGGAGAGCGAGGGGCCGGGGAAGGGCGCCACGGCCACGCTGGAGCTGCCGCTCCGGTAG